Genomic segment of bacterium:
TCGGACTCGCAATCGCTTTTTATGAGAATGGATAGAGAAGCAGAAGCGGGTACACTTTTGTTTGGGCTTATGATTTGATTCTTGTCATAATTGATAATTCTGAGGAGTGAGACGGCATCGCATTCGGCGCTGCAAGCGTGCTAAACCTCCGGCATGATCGTTTCGATCGGCAAACCGCTTCTTTCGACCGGCTTCCTCCTCTTCGCTTGGAAGATGGGGGCCTGGGAGACCGCTTACGGGCGCCTGATCTTCGCCGCCCTGGGTCTCTCGTGGGCGGGCGATTTGCTCCTGATCCCGAAGTCCTCGAAATGGTTTTTGGCCGGACTGGCGAGTTTCTTTTTTGCGCATCTTCTTTTCTGCGCGGCCTTCGCCGTTCGGGGCGTGTCCTTCGCGTTGTACGATTTCCGCGTGGGCCTTCCCGTCCTGGCGACGGGCCTCGCGGGCCGCTGGATCCTTCCGCACGTGGAGAGGAAAACGACGCTCATGAAGATCCCCGTCATCGCCTACATGGCGGCGATCACGGTGATGACGATCCTCGCCCTGGGGGCCGCTAAAAATTCAGGAAATCCCTGGATCGGCGTGGGCGCCGTCCTGTTCTACGTCTCCGACCTCTTTGTCGCGCGCGATCGGTTCGTGTCCGCCGGGTGGATCAACCGCGCCTGGGGCCTCCCCCTCTATTACGCCGCGCAATTCGTGCTCGCTTCGACGGTCTCCCGCTGATTCACCGGAGAATCTCCTTACTGATCCCCGACCTTCACGCCGGCGCAGGTGTAGCTCTTGACGCCCGTGAGCTTCAGAGTCTCGCCAGTCCTGAATTCGACGGCCGTCAGGATCTTGTTGGTGGGGCAGCTCAAGACCTGCTCCGCGCCGGGCCCGTTGCCCGCCAGCGCGGAAAGGAAGGACCAGTAGGCGCCCACCCAAACGGGATGGACTTGGCGCGACAGATCCACCGGCGTCTGGAAGAAGCCCATCGCGCGGATCTGGTCGTACGCGGATTGTTTGCCGGTGCGCAGGTAGACCGCATGGGCGCCGAATCCCGTGAAGAGGACGGTACGGCTCGAAAACTTCCGCGTATAGTCGATGTCGCCGTTTTGATCGTAATAGTCGTAGAGATCGCCGCCGCAGGTCCCCTGGGTGTCGTAGAGATCCACCGCAACGGAATCGGCCGGATGGCGGACGCTCTTGCAGAGGAGCACCGCGCCCGTCACGCCCCGGGTGCCGTCGTCGAACTCATGGCTCCGGCCGTATCTCATCCCGGACACGAAATAGCCATCGGGGCACGTCATGGAACAGGTCTGCTCGCCCGCTTTCAAGCCTTCGGACTCGATGCGTTCATAGTCCTTAAGTTCCGCCGAGACGATCGCCGGTTTCGAGACCAGGTCATTCTTCAGGGGATTGCAGATCCCGACCAAGCCTCCGAGGAAGGCCTCGCCGTCCATGGCCTCGTCGGTCTTGGCCTTCAAACCGCTCAAGACGGACCCGTTGGGGGATCTCAACTGCGAGGCCGCCTCGGCGGTGACGCCGGCCCCTGTGAACGCGTCGACGATGTCCATGAATGAGTCCCGGAGCGCCGCCTGATTCGGGAGGCGTAGACGGCGTGGGCCTTCACGGCGACCGCATGCGGGTGCAGGCAATCCGATTCGCATCGGGACTTCAACTCCGCGAGGGCCTCGCGAAAAGCCTGCACGATTTTTTGCCGGTCGAACATCGGTCCGCCCGTGAAGCCTCCCTCTTAGGCGACGCCCTCCGTATGAGAAAGCCCCTGGGCATTGCCACCGTCTGATTTCTAAGAATGGATAGGATCGCGCCTCACCTATCCATTCTCACAAATCTCCCCCGGCAATCTCATAAACCCGCAAGGTTTTTCACAAACGGCCGATCACGCCGGCACCATTGCGGAGGACTCTACAATGACCAATATTTTTCCAACGTTCCATCCTACGGCGATCGCCTCCTCGCTTCAGGCTGCCGCATCAAGGATGACGGGTACTGAGTTCTCTGCGTTCACTGAACGGGTCCGGGACCATCTCGTGGCCGGGGGCCAGGCAAAACTAAGTCAACTCCTCGCTGGACAAGGGATTGAACCGTCCCGCAAGGTTCTGGGTCAAATCGCCTTTGCACGCGCCTTCTTCTTCGATGAAGCCATTCCGGCGAAAATGCTCTCCATGATCGCGGAAGCGCCACCGGCCGCGCAGGCACGAGCTGAAATGAGGGTGCTTCAAAACATCGAGGCTCTTCAGTCGCCACATCCGCAACGACGGAAACGAGCCGCCGACTTCTTCTATTGCGTCAACGCCGAACCCAGGGCCGTCGAGCCGCTTATCACGGCCTTGGGTGACGTGGACTCGCGTGTTCGAAGGTCCGCAGCCTGGGCCCTCGGTGAACTCGGCGACCCCAGGGCCGTCGAGCCGCTCATCAAGGCATTGGGTGACGTGGACGCGTTGGTTCGAGAAGACGCGGCCCTTTTCCTCGGTGAACTCGGCGACCCCAGGGCCCTCAAGCCGCTCATCAAGGCATTGGATGACTTGGATAATACGATGGAGTTTCGAAAGATCGTAGCCCAGGCCCTCGATAAGATCCGCGAAGCTCGGCGCAAGAAAGGAACCTAAGTCCCCGCCGCGCCGCTACGAGTCTTTTTTGCGGCCGGCCCTTTCCAGGAGAGACAGGCGCAGCAATTGACCCAAGCCGAGGGCCGCGACGATGAGGCCCGCGATGCCGAGTCCCGATTCGACGGCCTCGCTGCAGCCGGGCAGGATGGCGATCGACGCCGCGAGGAGAGCGTTCATCCCCACCCCCGACCCGCCCTCCGAATCTCGAAGAAGCATTCGCGCGGCCGCCTCCATGAATTCCCGTGACGCCTTGGCGTTGTTGGGCGGCGGGGGACGGCCGTCCG
This window contains:
- a CDS encoding lysoplasmalogenase is translated as MIVSIGKPLLSTGFLLFAWKMGAWETAYGRLIFAALGLSWAGDLLLIPKSSKWFLAGLASFFFAHLLFCAAFAVRGVSFALYDFRVGLPVLATGLAGRWILPHVERKTTLMKIPVIAYMAAITVMTILALGAAKNSGNPWIGVGAVLFYVSDLFVARDRFVSAGWINRAWGLPLYYAAQFVLASTVSR
- a CDS encoding HEAT repeat domain-containing protein, with the protein product MTNIFPTFHPTAIASSLQAAASRMTGTEFSAFTERVRDHLVAGGQAKLSQLLAGQGIEPSRKVLGQIAFARAFFFDEAIPAKMLSMIAEAPPAAQARAEMRVLQNIEALQSPHPQRRKRAADFFYCVNAEPRAVEPLITALGDVDSRVRRSAAWALGELGDPRAVEPLIKALGDVDALVREDAALFLGELGDPRALKPLIKALDDLDNTMEFRKIVAQALDKIREARRKKGT